The following is a genomic window from Colletotrichum lupini chromosome 5, complete sequence.
TTGGCCGGCCAAGCCAAAGCTGAACACGAAATCACTACTCCGTAAACCACTGAAATCCTCCCCAGACATCAACCATGTCAAGTCGCAACAGGAGCCAGCTCCGCTGGATCCTTGTTTTTGCATCCATATTGCATCGTTACACAAATATCCGCAGACAAATTTCAAAAAATGAGCCCGCCCATTCCTCGGCCTCGACGCTTCAAGAAGAGGCAATGAGCCCTGTCTGTCAGATTCGCGGCTGTTACATCAACAATTATCGGGGGGCTCACAGTCCAAGCAGATCGCGCCTTCGCAAGTCTATCATGAAGCCATGTCTTGACTCTTGAATCCTCAATACACGCGGGTCTTGCAGCATTGTGCGTGTGAGTTGCACGCGCGAGTTTGGAGGACTGGCGCAATTCGCGCAAATACAAGTGTTGTTAAACTGGCGCGGAGTGCGCGGCAATTCTATTCCTGTACGCAAGACTGCGTGCTTTACACCAGTCGACGCCATTAACGCCAAAGTCCTCTTCCAGGGCCCTGCTCGCTAATTAGGCATCGGGATTTTGAGACCTGCTTCTTTGATTCACCAACCCCTTGCCTCTCAAATCGGCAGATCAGAAACGAGATAGATCTTGGGCAGCTCTAATCACCTCTACTCGGCAAGGCGGAGTCGTGTTGGTGGTCAAATGTTCTGTTATGAAACGATCTGCAAGCATCTACGGGGAAGGATTCTCCCAAAGGAGACAACACGCCCGTGGTGGTACCAGCTTGTTGGTCCAGGACTCCAGTACAGCGTCGACAGATGATCCAGATCGAGGCCTTCGTGTAAACTTTGCGTTAACGCTCTCAAGGGTTTTTTATCGTCTCATGGTTCTCTTCATACTTGCCCCCTGCAGATGGCCTGACCAAAGTTGGTCCTGTAGGGTTTCTCTCAAGGCCCATTACAAAGTAGGATCCCCGTGACATTCAAAACTCGGGCTTCTTCCGGGGTCAAGATGTGCCTGGTCTTTTTGCGGCCGCCGATAAATGATCAGTAGATGGTGGCATGCGAAGTTGGGCCAGCTCACGATGGCACATTAACAAGAAGATACCCACCGTCATTGCGTGAGTTTGTTGGATTCGAATCGGCGGGATCCATGACAAGAGCTGAAATATCTAGGCTTGCTATTGATAGTCTGGGGACTGATCTTTCTCTAAACTAGCTTCAGAACAGCATGGTGACAGCAGGTCAGTACCAACCCTCGCGTAGCGCCCAACACGGTGATCGCTTATTGTCTCGGGACTGCATATTGTTGGTCCAGGCCTAGGTCGACCAACAATATGCAGTCTATAATTGTACTGATTGGACGGTGGTATCGCCTACCATCTACGGTTACTGCGAACACTCATTCTCAGCTGTTATCTGGTTGTCGGAAACGATCCTGCGACCATATTCGACCAATATCAGAGCGTACGGCCGTTAACTCTACCCAAGTTCTCAGCAGCTCCATCGCGTGACTGAGATATGAACAGTCGAATCAAGGTAGCCGCCAGGATACAGAAAGCGAACTCTTTCCTACGTACATCCAACGTTCCTCCATCGACTCAAGCTCCTCGGTTCCTTTTCCCCAAACGACCAGCGAGCCACCCCGAAGCATGGAGCATTGTGACGACACACGCACATCCCTACTAGATCTAAGCCCAGGGCTGAGAAGACTTCGGGGGAGATGAGAGGAACCAAGTGAGCACAGCCACGTCTTTCCATCTTCCACGAGGCGTGTTGCATGTACATCATTGCCGtcccctcctcctcaccCCCCTTGCCGTGGCTGTTTGCTTGCTGCTTCGGACTTGTCTGCGCCTTCTCAATCTTCAACCTTGCCCTGCCCTTGCCCTGCCCTGCCCTGCCTTCGCCATGTCTTTGGCGGCTGGCGGCccccttctctctctccaccCCCCAAGCTTCTTCATGTTACACAACGTGGGTCACTCCTCCAGAGTCCATACAGGACAGTGGTTCGACTTTTGTATTACGGGCCAATACCGGGCTGTTTGCCCCCGCTGAGGCTGGGCCAGCCTGTCTTGTGGCCCCCAAATATATGGAGGCCCGGGGAGGGAGGGCAGCACGGATGACGGGTAGGTTATCTTTACAAGGTGTACCTGGCATGTTTGGATGATGGAGGAAGGGAAGGGGGGAGAGGGGAGGCGCAAAATGAGACCTGGCCCGAAGAAGTCGTGTCGTGGGTGTCAGAGGTGAAGAAGCGTAAGATCTACGGGAGATGGAGGAGGTGTCTATGACCTTTGTTCCCAGCGGTAATGGTGGtgagggtggtggtggtggtggtggtcaaACCAGTTCTACGGAATCGGAGCAACGTGTGAGTGAGCAAGGGGTCTGGGGTCCCGGACGGGAATCCGTAGGAACGAAAAGCGCCGCATGTTCCAGTGGGCGATGGGCGCACGCAGCCCCTTTTCTTTCTTGACACGGAATCTCGTCAGGAGGAAAGCAAACATTTCAATTTACTCCGTACCCAAAGCCCAGGTCCCGGGAACCGCTTGCCGTCGAAGAAAGGCCCGACGTCCCTCTACGGGATCTCTGCTTCTACTGGCTTCTTGGGCCATACCCCTGAAGATTCTTCGGCGTCGGCCGCTGCGGGACATTTTGGAGTTTGTTTGTACCTCATTTGCTACGCACTGCGATCAAGTGCTTGGATGAGACCCaagaaggaagaggaagaggaggacatCTCGGAAAGGAGCTAATGTCTGGTTCCAGGGGTTCTGCTTACTTACATGGTTATTAGTTCTTGACATGTACACACGTAGACAGACAGAACACATATGCCGTTGCCACAGGCATGGAAGCCATATGACCGTGTGATGGATAATCCCTGAAGCAAATAAAGGGCTGACGATGAACGGAAAACTCGGCATGGGCAAAGGGTGCAACGTTTGATAAGTTGCTGACTGTGACATTGAAGGTAGGAAATCATTGCTTGTTGATGGGCGCTACCCGAGACGCCGTTTTATGCCATCCCCTCTTCTCAAATATAATGAGGTAACTTGAAAATCCAACGCAGCCAAACATCAGTCCCAAAGTTTGGAGCCTGGCCAGATTGAAGCAAAAACGGGGGAATCATTGTCCATCGTGGAGCACTTCCATCGCATGTCATCCTTCGCCCTACCATCATAACTCCATGTCATCCATTACAAAACATTGCGTCAGCGCATGCCTCTCAGGGGTCGCTTTTTGCTGTCATGTTCATGGCCTTCCAATGTCTCTACACCTGGTTCGAGCTGTCGCCGGTGCTGTTGGCGTCCCTGTCTTCCTGAATCTCAACCCACCTCCCACTGCATTGACCACAACGCACGTGAGAGCAGTTCACACAAGCCGAATGCACTTTATGGTCTGCCTCCCATGTACACGAGCACTAGGCGTCATATTAGCATATCTTGACAGGCCAGAGCGAAGAAGTCTCAGGGTCACTCACGCATTCCCACATGAATGTCTTCATCCGCTTACGGCCGGGCTGCTCGGCGCCATCGTCCAGGCCTCTCTTTCTTGACTGACGGTTGACACCTCTTCCATTAATCGTCGACTTTCGTGAGCCAGACATGATTACAATGTCATCGGCCGAGTCTGCATCACTCAAGTCGTCCGAAGATCCGGTGGCGTTGACGTCTGGCGAGTCAGGATCGACAGCTACCCACTGGGAGTGGTCCTTCTTGATTAAGCCGTCACGTCCAGCGTAGTGGTTGTCAATATGATCGAATCTTTCGGCCCAGGCGGTGGCACCCTTTTTGTTGATGTCGACGATCTTGACACAGAAGCCACACCAGAACTTCGGTTCTCCGTTTCGTCCGACGCGACACTCCTCGAGGACCTTCTCGATATTGGAGGAGTCGTCCATCTTGTGTTCCTTTTGAAGATGACTTCGGAAAGTTTCCCGACGATGGCAAACCTTGCCACAACTCTCATTGTCACCTTCAGACCGTTGTTCGGAACACTTCCATACCTCAAGCTGGAAATGCTGGCTGTTCTCGTGACGTTTCCAGTCATTTTTGCTGCCGAACTTCTTCTTGCAACCGGCAAATGTGCATCCATACGGCTTTTCGTGACGCTTCATGTGCTTCCTATCCCTTGGTTAACAGCCGATACATGTGGAATGACAGGAGTAATACACACTTAAGTTCACACCTGCGGTTGAACACTTTATCACAGGCAGGGTCTGAACACCGATGCTGGCCGTCAGCACTGCCGTTTGTGGTCGGTGTGGATCTCTGGAGAGGCGTTTCCATCTGTGTCTTTATAAATGTCTCAATGACGGTTTTGGGCATCTTTGAGAGTAACTCGAGCATGGCCTGTTCACTCATACTCTTGTTTGGAGATGCGGGAAGAGGCTGATTGAATATTTGCTCTCCCTGGGCCGAATCATTGTTGGCAGGTTGGCTCCTAAGAATAGTCTCGTCCGAAGCACAAGGGATCGAGTTAGTGCTAGTGACCTCGGAATCCAAAGGATCTATCGGAGATGTCTCGAAAATCTCGTTGCGGGCTCTGCTTGGTCCATTGATATTGAGATTGATATTCATCTCCATGGCGGCAGGAGCGCTCGCGGAATTGCCTTCGCGAGTGAAATTGGATCTTTGACTCCTCCGCTCTCCAATCATGATACTTGGAGATGGCGCTTTCGAAACTTCTCTAGGCTGCACATATTGGTGGTGAGATTGAGGGCTGTCGCAGACCGATTGGCCATCATTTTCGTGCAATGTGGAGTTGGAAATGGCCTTGTCCGCAGTGGATGATTCAAGACAGACGTTGCGCGCTGAGCCGCCAATCTGCGTCAAGGACGGGTCGATGAGGTTGATCTCCAAGCCATTTCCTGGATGCTGAGGGGAGAGTTGAACATCGTCATACATTGGCGATGGACCATCGCCCCAGGCCATAGAAGGAGCCTGGTAGTACACCTCCGAGCCCACGCCCACACCTTCAAGGACGTCTTGTGTACTTTGTTGATACGTTTCTCCCAATGGCCTCTGGGTAGTTCTGTATCCTGTTAGGCGCCTTGAACAGCTACAAATGTTTCTTGACTTATGCTTATTGACTCACTGGACAACATATTCGCTAAGATCATCCTCGGGATTCACAACGATACTATGCACCCGCTTCAGGTGTTGCCTGAAATTGTCGGCTCTCGGCCATATCTTGTTCTTCGTTGAACATGGTCCTTCATAGCAGCGATATCGCGGACCCGAGTTGAAGAGCTCGGGGTGCACACTTCCTCTGTGTCTCTCAAGGTCATTTTGGGTGCCAAACCCCTCTGCACGGGTACATCCTTGAACATCACACTTGAAGGCTTTCTGGTGACGCTGGTGATGTTTGCTACcaaattagtattaacgaTGTGCTTCTAAAATGTAGGAGTGCACTGCTTTCGATACTCACTTCAATTCCGACTTGGTCTTGCAGATAGCACGGCAGTGGTCACAAACCAGCTTACTATCGGCCGCACCATGATGTGTCACTGACATGGGAGTAGCCCCTAGGTTCCAATGAGACTCGGTAGGCGTTGGGCCCAGTTGAAAGTCCAATAGTTGGCCCGAGATACTGTGAGTGTCTTGACTTCGGTCCACATCGTTGAAGACAGATGCGTTATCAACGCTATGCTTGGTCCTACTCTCATAACCAGAGTCTGAAGGCAAGTATTGTGGTACGGTACCGCATTCTGAAGCGAGAGGGCTCCTCCATCCGCCCCCGAAGTGAGCCTGATTGCGGCGCCGAAGATCGCCTGAGACATTCAACTGCTGAGTTTGATGAGAGTCGGGAAAGATTCCGGCGGGAACCCATGGTTGTGAAGTGTCATTTCCATAGAAGTTCATCAATGCCCATGGCACTGGTGCAGTCTTTTGGGGAGGAAAGCCCTGATTTGTCGTCTTTTCCATACTGGCTCGTGTGTCTGAGCCATGCATCGAAGCCATCTGATTGTGCTTCGTAGGATCCATGATCATAGTCCGAGACAGGCTTTCATCGACCAGAGGTCGGCAGAAATTGGTTAGGAACCGACTAGATCTGATGACTTTAGCTGGGAACTATTCGCATGGCGTTAGGCACATGTTGTATTGACTAGAGGAAAGCATGTGCACAGTATCAAGTCAACAGGCACTGGCCCGAACTGAGGTTATAACCTCATAGTGCTGATGGGTTTATTTGATGGATAAAGAGAGGAGGATAACCAACTCAAGATTGAACCAAGGTCACCTAAACTTGATACCCAACCACCTTTGTTATGTTCAGTGCGTGGCGAAGAGGTCTTGACTCGACCCGAGTCCAAGTCCACCAAGTATGAGCCGTTCCTCGACCGAATAAGCCTCAGGCCGGCGCAGATAGGGGCGTTGGCCTCTGGATTGATGTTTTCGGACGAAGAGAAATCCGGACGACCAAGCGAAGGGGGTAAGGTTGATGCAGTTCAATTACCGGTCCGTAGTGGGTCGGTCGGAGCCGGGAGAGGACAGTAGATTGCCGGACTAGCAAGACATGGGTAGCTGGGCGACCGAGTGGGCGAAGTATCGCGGGACGCAAATCGCAGGGTGAAAGACGACAAAATGGAAGAAGCGCGAAGGTTTGTTCAGGCGATATGGGCACGGGCAGGACTTGTAGTCATTCAGGCGAGAGTAAAGGCAGTCAGTTGGCGGCCAGGAATGAGGAAGAGGATGAAGGGCGTGACTGATGTTGAGGAAGGTGCGGCTTGGGTGAACAGTTTGGGGGGACCGGGCCAATGAGGCAACCGCGAGGGCGCAGTCATTCGCTTGTCCGCCCTGCTTTTTGGGGAATTCTCGGTGAGCAGAGTACGCCGTCGCCTCATTCCATCCAATCAACGGTCAAAGAAATGTAGGCAACCACACGAGGCAGCCAGCAAGGCAACCACCGCCGCACCTTTACAGGCGTCCCAAAGATGGTTCGCCATTTTTCCACTTCCATCACCGCCACAACCTGGGCCGACCGAACAAGCAAGAAAAAGCAAGCCGAAGCACAACCGTTCAGAAAAGACAAGGACATACTGACAGATAACGGGTTCGATAAAGACCTTACACGAGGTCCACGATCATCTATTCCAATGCCAGAACACTCCCTCTTCTCAAATCGTCCTGAAACCGGCGAGAAAACGGAATATCTGAATTAACGCGATTGCGAGTGAACGTAAACCAAGGTACCTAACCTGAGAGAGCATATTCTCTGTCCCACTCATTCCTATGCAACACTTCTGCCAGCCACGGACAGTTTACCCCGAATCTGCGCTCTGGGGGCATATCTACACGAGAGTTCGACTCTTGTCTCTCTCGGCTGACACAACCAATTTTGGCTGGGACGCTCAAGACCAATGAGGTCATCAGTAGCCCCTATTTCAATGTAGAGTACAAGGGCTTAGATGGCGATCGCTAGATCATGGGCTATCATCTATTCGTACTTCCATGGTCTCGATAGTGTCAGTCCTTGTCATTGAGCCGGGCCGGAACCACCTGTATGGCTGCGAaaataaggtaggtaggcgaCATCCTCGAGCCTGAGCCGCCATTTTTGGGCATCATCGCATCCAATTTTCGGCCAACTATCAGTCACCTGAGGTTATCCGCACACCGGTGCTCGCTCCTGTTTCCAACAAAGAAGCTGACCAAGCTTGTCGACAAGCTTTACGCAAGGGCGCACACTCTTAACTACGACGCGGCAGCAATGTCTTCATTGCAATACACTGACGGCCGTGAGCACCGCAATGTCCCTTTTCACGGTTCCGCCGAACTTCTTCTCTCGCAGCCATCCATGTGTATCTGTCCCCTCGTTTCCGTTGGGCAAACTGCACATATCCAAGGGCGTGAGCGCTTTTGTGGGGGAGCAAGACCCAGGTTGGATAAGCATGACAGGAAACGAGAGTGTGCTTCGGAAAAGATATGATATGTCATTATTGATGTCGCTCTCCGATAGTACAGACCTTCGCTGCGTACGGAGTCTTTCGGAGCTTGCTACTTATTTCCGATGACCTACCGTTCACTTGAAGATCAGTAGTCGTGGATGGCTACATATGTATGCGATTACAAAACGCTCAACTGAGCGGGGCATTGTCCCTTGTTGCACAGTATCACGAGTGCAACATGTTGGACACGACATTTACTCCCCTCCACATGAGCCTTCGCTTTTGCGCCGCGCGGCTCCATTGTGTTCTTACGTCTCCAGGATCATGGCATCCATAGATTTTACTTTAAGGGGATCATTCGGCCGTATCTTCGGATTCGCCTGGTGGCTCGCCCATTTCGCAGACGGATATTCGATGTTTGCTCTTTGCCAAGGAGCGAGTGTCCCTCTCAGCTTACTTAAACCCGCCTATCGGGCCGCTCCGCAAGATGCAAGCGACTTGGATCCCAACCTGACGGTCTAGACTGATTGGGTGGCACAGGTGCCACCCTCTCGGCCGTCAAATTCTTGACGTTGATAATGTCACACACACTACTTCCAGTTGCGAGACGAACTTGATGCGATGATGGGAGGAACAGAACAAGAGTGTAGATCATCCACAACTGACAAGGTAATAGCAACGGCGGTGGCTGCCCGGTTGAGAATAGAAAACATCTGCCGATATACTGAACAGCACTGCGTTTAGACGGGACGGCCCAGTAATGTCCCGGAGGGCCGCTCAACTTCGTGAGATCGATGCTATTAAAGACATGTTGATGAACGTCTGCTACAGAGCCATGATGTCAACTCAAGATGTTTCAACTTTAATCTATTTTGCAACGTGTACGTGGAAGGAACATCCTGGCGTTTCATCAGTATATCTGGCTCACTGGTGACTTCATTCTATGCCTCAAGGCCCGAGGCAGGCTTCGAAGCGCCTCGTGCCGGGAAACGAAGTAGTTCCTGCATTCTCTTCATCTACCCGGCCAACGGATGCAGTCTTCTCTTCCGGCCTGCATGATCCATCACCTCTATGGCCAAAGGCTAGGTAGCTTTTGGAGCTCGCAAGGAGTAAATAATGGGTGATCTCGCCCCCACCACTCCACGTTAAACCTGGTCATCCTCACGAGCAGGTATCTTGACATGGCATGCCACCAATATGGCAGCAACACACGCACAGTGTGCCATGTACCCAGGCTTCTCAACGTCCTTCGGCAAGGCCCTTTGCGTCCATGTGCAAATCGACTCTTAGATAAATATGACAGATATTGTTGCGGCCGATACTTTGAAGCTCGGGGATGTGATGTATATAAGATCGAGCGAACTCGCCAGAGAATAACCACAGAGATCCTCCTCATATTCACCTCTACTCACATCGTCGACTTCGTTCAGATCACAACTCCTTGAGCAGCACTTCTTAGCTTTCACGGCTCTCGCGAAACCACGCTTTATTTGAATAGTCTCAGTTGTAGGACATCCCTTGAAACGGATCTGGACGGCCAGACTGTACGTATATAAACGTTCTCTTGTAATCATAATGTTTTCAACGAGCTGACCCAGAGTCGCAGCTGCTGTTATAAGCTTAATCGGATTACAAAGAGCACGAAGTACTCCCCCACCGAAAACCCCCCATCTCAAGATGTGCGACTGGGAGGAGTTCCTCTTCACCTGCAACCACTCCGTTCTACGGCTCAAGTCGTACTGCCACTTTGCCCGCAACGATCCCGGCCACCAATGCTTCGGCGTCAAGGTTCTTCGCAACTCGTGGCAGCAGAGCGTCCCGTGCGATAACTGCATCTTGGCCTGGCAGGGTCAGGGTCACCCGCATTTCGGCTCCGGGCAGCATCGTCAGCAGGAGTTTATTGGCGGCCAGCAACAACGTCCCCATTAATTCAGTCCAGTCGCTTTCAAGCCTTTTTTGAGAGCACCCTTGCGCGTCAGGGGGAGAGTGGCATGGATTATGTTCATTGGGCCAGGTGCGAATACCGTAGAGATAGGGGCTTCAAGTGTACGCCAGATTGTCTATACAGCAACTGTGATTTTCGAAGATGTTTCAATAGCTAGAGATCGCAAGAGTTTCTGTCCCACACAGAATGTTAGGGTTACTTGATTTGTGGGGGATGGTGGAACGAAAAGTATATGGTGGTCACATTCAGTGTAATTGTCCTCTTTCTCATTTATTACAATGAAGTGGGTTGGATGACAGTGTTTCCCTGTTCTAGCAGGATGATGAGCAGCCTGGGAAGTTGTGTTACATGGTCTAGATTTCTGTAGGAACGACCCAAATCTTACGCGGGCTTATGCATGTTATTACTTTGACGAGGAGTGACGTGAGGACTGACATCGGTCTGATGTTTCTGGGATTTGTTGATTCCGGAGTGCCTGGAGTAAAGTACCAAGGCTCACTCCGACACGGTTCTGCAAGCATTCGTTACACACTTTTCAAGAGTAGGTAGAATACTGGACAGTATTTAGGACATTAAACTGAACCCTGAAACGAAGAGGACATTCATCTGTGATTGAGGCTGCCCATTTACACGCTTCGCTGAAGCCTCAGGCCCATCAAGATTCGTACTTCATGGCGAAACTTCCCCAAGTTCCGCTACTGACTATTCTCCAGCCAGACAGAGCTAAACCAGTTGTCAAAGGTTGTACACTCGAGTGTAGAGTCCCGTACTTCGACATCTCCTAAACAATTTCACCGAGTCCCAAGACTAGCGCCGTCCGTTCTAGGTCTCATCAGAGATGGCAGAAGCATACTCCATGTCATAAAGAAGCATTTCATTCAGCATGAATTACTTTGGAACAACCGGATCTCAAGGTGCCCAACCATACGATGTCGGGCTTAAGCTAAGTGCGTAAGCACGATGAACAAGTACTTCTGCAAGGTATGTCGTACAAAGGGACTCCAGAGATTGAGCTGCCCCTATGAAACGGGATTTGTGACGCTGTTAACGCGATCAGTTTTCTGCAGGGCAAGTCGAAGGAAAATGGATGAAGAGCTGAAACGCGAGGCGATGTTAATGGCTGGGAGCCTGCAGTGACTCTAGGACACGTCATTTGTCATTTGTTCAACGACTTAATGATTTGGAAATCTCTGCTCAGCCACATGGTTTTCGTATTCAATATAAACTGGTGCCCGAGATATGGCTGTTTCTTTAGTCGAAGTAGATACTTGTCGTGAGCGATTGGGCGTCATTTCACCGATCGTCGATGTAGGGGTAACTACCTACGCCCGGGACCGTGTCGCGACGTCGTGCAAGAACAGTGGCGTCGCATATGAACGACGTATGCAGTACACATTCTAACACATGTGTATGGATGGATTAGGAATTTTTATCGCACACTTCCTTGAGTATAAGGCAGCTTTACATCGGAGCCTTGTAATGTGCGATGGAGTCTCGATATCATTCATGGTAGCGAGGAAACACATTTTCAGCTGTAGACGACTTAGAAATCAACGAATGTCTGGGTCTACATAACATGAGAGTAACGAGGGTCACCTGAGATGTTCTCTCACTCACTTCTCGGCGTGGGATTATTGACGCAAGGTATTCAGTATAATTTTTACGTTTACACACGCTCATGGTAACGTCTCACAGCCAAATGACGGATATCCCTAGCCTCCCGCTTCTCCCACAACCTCCTTCACCCTTCGCTCGAGCTTCAGAGCCGAGCTTTTGGTAATTTTCATTCAAAGTTGGTAGCGCCAGCGACGCGGCCAACAATGTTGTAGCGCTTAGAGAAGAAGGTGATCCAGTCGTTAAGGACACCCTTCTCCTTGTCAGGAAGATCCTGCCAGTCGGCGCTGACGTCCTCAGCCTTTGTTGAGGTCTTTCCGAGAGCACGAGAGGCGTCCTTTCCAGCAAAAACTCAAAGGTTGTCAGTCATGATAGACTGCAAAATGAGATGAATGTTTTCCTTACCGTTGTAGGATCCTCCTGCTTGGTATGCCTTGTTACCTGTTACGTCGTATACGATTCCCTGGATCATAAAACATTAAATTTGCGTAGAAAATGAAGGCCGGCGTGTTTGATTACCTTGATCGCCACGTATGTCTTTCCATTGGGGTCTGAGCCTGTTATATTGTTAGAGTTATTGGCGTGGGGTCTATACGATGATAAAAAAGTTGCATGCGAGGCCAAGCATATATATGCATCTTCGAGACCACTTGATGAAAGAGACGACTGAGCCGCAACCGTTTCCAGGTCCACGAACATGTGTTCATGAACTACAGATTGGAAAAGATACTCGAGCACGATCTTAAGCCCCGCTCTCTTCAACAACTGACACAATCCCTCATGATCATTGCATCAAAAACATGCTGCCGGACAGTTTCGTAGCGGATAAGTAAAGGCAAGAACACTTCGACTTACCATCGGCCTTGGCCAACTCCTCGAGGGTGATGGGGTCATCCTTGGGAGGGGCCAGGGTGACGGGGTTCTTGGGCTCAAACTTTCCAGACATTTTGCTGGCCTTTGCTTGGCTATAAGCTGTTGTAAAGCTTGAAGTTATTGAGCTAGCGATGTAATGTTGGATGGATATGGAGTGCGAGGATTAGGAAGACGTCGACTTCTTACACACAAAATAGATGATGGCGGGGAGAAAGAAGCTCGGTATTTGCCCCTCTGAGCCTGGAGCTCTTCCCCACGGTCAAGGTGGGGGGGCACTTGCGACATTGCTGGCTGAGCCTCGGAGTAACTGCCTTCGTGTGATTGGTTGCG
Proteins encoded in this region:
- a CDS encoding cytochrome b5-like Heme/Steroid binding domain-containing protein, translating into MSGKFEPKNPVTLAPPKDDPITLEELAKADGSDPNGKTYVAIKGIVYDVTGNKAYQAGGSYNVFAGKDASRALGKTSTKAEDVSADWQDLPDKEKGVLNDWITFFSKRYNIVGRVAGATNFE